GTACTGTGCTGAGTGTTTTGCCTTCTAGCATTTGTAAAATACAGGCATCGGCACAGAAACTTTCAGCAAATGCAGTAGCAATGGGTGTTAAGGTTTCTTCTAAACTCTTTGCTGCTTGTGTTACCTGTACCAAAACCGTTAATAATGACATTTGAGCGTTGGCACGGCGCAATTCTTCTGTCCGTTGCTTGAGCAAATCATAGGTTTCGGCTGCTCTCTGCACAACAGCTTTCAGTTCGCTAGGGTCCCAAGGCTTAGTAATATACTTGTAAACTTGCCCAGCGTTAATTGCCTCTACTAAGTCTTCAATGTCGGTAAAGCCGGTAAGAATAATTCTGACGGTATCGGGAAACTGAGGTACAGTTTTACTCAAAAACTCAGTTCCCTTCATTTCCGGCATACGCTGATCGGAGATAATAACTGCTACTTCTCCCTCAGATGCTAAAATTTCTAAGGCATTTATCCCACTATCAGCTTTGAGAACTTGGAAATCTCGCCGGAAAGTGCGATAAAGCAAATCTAGATTATCTGGCTCATCATCAACTACTAATATTTTCAGTTTTTTTGCTCGTTCTAGAGTTGCTACTTGTCGACGACTAGCTTGAATATCGCTGACACCATTAGTCATAAGGTTCTACCCATAAATTTTTTTATATTGTTATATTCCTTACAAGCTTAGTAGATTATTTCAGCCAAGCCTTGCGGGTAATTGCGGATATAGTTTATGTTGCTCTGATGAGGAATTTGTAACTCAAAAATTTATTTGACGGTAGGGTGTAGAGATAGTTGGCTGTTAAAGATTACAATAAGATTTGCTGATACAGTATAAAGTTAGTCGCATCAACCAAAATTTCAACTCTATAAGTTAGGTCAATGCTCGTTTAAATTACGTCCTATTTATCAAGTGAAAATTCTACGCTGTTAGCGTTTGGCTTATACATAACTCTACAAAATTTTGAATTGCAATTATGACTGACTTCACACCCAACGCTCCCAATCCTGAGAATGTACCTACTGAATTGGCACAAGAACTGCTGCGAAAACTAAGGCAAAAACAAGGTAACTGGGTGGAATGGGGTCAAGCGATCGCCTATTTACAAAAATCTGGTTACAATCCTCAAGAGATTTTTGAAGCTACAGGATTTGAGCCAGTTCAACAAAATCAGGTGGTTGTAGGCTCTCAAGTTTATAATTCTATAGAAAAAGTGGGAGCATCAGAGGCTACACGCGCTTATTATGCTACTAGGGGGAGTGATGTTTTATATGAACTACGTTTGCTCACTCAAGAAGAAAGAGCAGCTGCGGCTGAGTTAACTTTTACCCATAAACTAGATTTGGAAGAAGCACGGGAAGTAGCCAAGGCGATTAAAGATTTTTCCCGCTTCCGTACCTTACCAGAAGGATTTACTGACCATCCTGGGGATGCAGTAGCCTATCAAACTTGGAAATTAGCACGACAATACACAGATTTACAAGAGCGATCGCGTCTCATTGCCAAAGGTTTACGATTTGCTCATAGTCCATCAGCTAGGAAACAAATCGAACAGTTATTAATTGATTTTACCGTTGTTTCCCAGCGTCCTGCCCCTATTCCTCCGTTTTACCGCTTTGATACAGAGGACGAGTTACCCAGGATGGTTCCGGTAGCAGGTGAGTTACCTTTAAAAGCGCAAGAACTGCAAGAAGTTCCTCTAGTTGAAGAAATTGAACCATTTCGCATAGTTAAATTTGCTGGCGAACAGGCTTGGGTGGCTTTACCGGGTTGGCGAGTACTGTTAGCCGCAGAAGATCCAGTGACAATTTTAGCAACTAGCGATCGCTTCCCTAATCAAAACCAAGCACAGCCAGGGCCAATCCTAGTGGTTGTAGATCGTTCTCAGCGTGAATGGAATGATTTTAGTTACTTTGTAGTAGATAACGGTGGTGAATTAGATTTTCAGTGGTTTGAAACTCAACCAGAACTACCCATATTAGGGAAAGTAATTATTATTGTTCGTCCTCGGAAAATTTTGGATGAGAATGTAACTAAAGATTCCTGGCAAATTGATGAATAGGTAACGGGGGAAGATGAGGACAGAGCAAGCGCATTATAAAGTGGCACAACAAGGGTTGACTTTGAAGCAAATATATAGATTAAACCTCTTAATTGATTTTCCTCATTTATGAGCCGCACTCAAAACTACATGATAATGATAATCAAAGTTGCTAAGAGGGAGATTACGTTATTAAATTAACGTGAGTTCGATGAGAGAAGAAAGCCAGAAAGCTAGTATAAAAAGGAATTGGCGAACAAGGAAATCAAAGAACAGTAAAATTTATGGCAAGAGGGTGAAAAAAACATAAAAAAGACCGAGACTAAAAAATATCATTACAAAATCAGGGTCTCGGCTATGTCTACTATTGTATCTCGCCTCGATATTACACAAGTATTCTGTGATGTAGATGATTTCTGTAAACAGTGGGAACAGTTATGGCAAGTGATCCCACAGCTACCATCGATAACAGGAGAACGTCGTAGTCGCTCAAGGATGAGCATATCGGAAGTGATGACAATAGTCATTGCCTTTCATGGTAGTGGATATCGAACATTTAAGGAATTTTATACATTGCACGTACTACCTGGTTGGCGTGGGGCATTTCCCAACTTGGTGAGCTACAACAGATTTGTAGAATTGATGCCGTGGTGCTTAATGCTGTTGTGCTGCTTTTTGCATACAAGGACAGGAGAAATTACGGGAATTAGTTTTATTGATTCAACGCCTATTAATGTGTGCCATAATTGCCGCGCCCATGCACATAAAGTATTTAAAGGATTAGTAAATTGGGGCAAAAACTCGGTCGGTTGGCACTTCGGATTCAAACTTCATTTGATAATTAATGACCAAGGTGAATTGTTGGCATTTAAATTAACTTCTGCCAACGTAGATGACCGCAAGCCAGTGCCAGAAATGACTGAGGATTTGATTGGCAAACTGTTTGGTGATTTACATCTGAAGCTGATTGAATTAGATTTGCAATACGAATTAGAAGATAAAAAACAGCAAGAGCAAGAAAGGGATAGAGAAAATAGAAAGCAAAATAAAGAACGTGAAGCAATTGATAAGGCAAGACTGAGGGCAGAAGAGGCAGAAGAAAGAGAAAGACTTCATCAAAAAGAAATTGATAAAATAAGACAAGAGATAGTACAAGCTAAAGACGCAGAAAGAAAACAATTGGAGATGAAAATCCAGGAGTTAGAACGACTAGTTGCAGAAGATAGAAGTGACAGAGAAAATGCTCTATCTGAAACTAGAAGATTGAAATCAGGATATATTTATATAATTTCTAATATAGGTTCTCTTGGACGAGATATGTATCGAATTTGTATGACATCTCGTAGTCAAGAAGACTTATATATTAGAGAGATGAATCCCGCAGTTCCATTTCAATTTGACGTTCATTTTAAAATTTTCTCAGAGGATGCTGTAGATACATTACAGAAGTTACATCAACGTTTTGATGATAAAAGAGTGAATGTAGTTAATTCAAGAAGAGACTTTTTTCAAGTTTCAATAGATGAAATTGAGACAGCAGTTAAAGAAATTCAGAAAAAAAGTGGTGTATTTTTAAGAATAGATGAATTTGAAAAATATCCTCAAGCATATGAATATCGACAAACTCTATCTGTACGTAAAAAGCATCGGCTATCAAACACAAATGAGGAGTATTCAGAAGTAAATGAAATTGCTTAGTTTAAGTAATTTCATATTACAGTAAGCGAACAATTCTAAAACCAACATTGTTCAAGATTTCGCTTGCATAATTAGGGCTGGCTGAATAAGGGCGAAAGATAGCAGAATGAAGAGTTTCAGGGTCAGGAAAGAAAAATAAGGTGAAAAGAAAAAGGGTAAGATAAGTAAAAATCCTTGTAGCAAGTTGCGTTAAAATGTATCGAAGAGCGCAAAAGCAAGAAAAAGCAGCAGAAAACTTTGAACTACCCTTTGGGGGAAAACTAGCGTCAGATAACCGATGGGTAATCATGGCGAACATGATACCTTGGTCAAAATTTGAAGCAGAGTACGCAGAAATATTTTCAGCAAGAATGGGAGCGCCAGCCAAAACATTTAGAATGGCGTTGGGAGCATTAATAATTAAAGAAAAATTAGGAATAAGTGACAGAGAGACAGTAGAACAAATTCGGGAGAACCCGTATCTGCAATACTTTATAGGAATGTCAGCATATAGTAATGAATCTGCATTTGACCCGTCAATGCTAGTTCATTTTAGAGAAAGGATAGATATAGAATTAGTCAATAAAATCAATCAAGAAATAGTCAGGAAGATGTTAGAAAATAAACAGGAGGTAGAAGTAAGAGCAAAAAAGCCAGAGGTCGAGGATTCAAAAAGTAAGCCAGCCAATAGAGGAAAATTAATATTAGATGCTAGTTGTGCGCCAGCAGACATAAGTTATCCGACAGATTTAGGATTATTAAATCAAGCCAGAAAGCAAACAGAAACAATCATAGATACATTATATAAGTCCTTATTAGTAAGAAATATCAACAAACCAAGAACCTACAGAAACAAAGCAAGAAAGGATTATTTAGCAGTAGCCAAGAAAAGAAAACCAACAGTTAAAGAAAGAAGGAAAGCTATCAGAAAGCAACTGCAATATATCAACAGAAATTTAACTCATATTCAGCAGCTAATAAATTTAGGTGCGTCACTATTAAAACTGAGCAACAGTCAATATAAGATGTTGCTAGTAGTAGCAGAAGTTTATCGTCAACAGTTATGGTTATATGAAAATCAAAAAATTAGTATACAAGACCGCATTGTCAGTTTAAACCAACCACACATTCGTCCGATTATCCGAGGTAAAGCCGGGAGAACAGTAGAGTTTGGGGCTAAGTTTTCAGCTAGTTACTATGATGGCTATGTATTTTTAGACCATATTAGTTGGGACAACTTTAACGAATCAGGAGACTTAAAATCACAAGTAGAAGCATACAAAAACTACACCGGATATTATCCTGAATCAGTTCATGTTGATAAGATTTATCGGACGAGGGAGAATCGAGCTTGGTGTCAAGAAAGGGGAATTAGAATTAGTGGCCCACCACTAGGTAGACCCCCCCAAAATGTCAGCCCTGAAAAGAAGAAACAAGCCGCTTATGACGAAAGGATTCGTAATTGTATTGAGGGCAAGTTTGGACAAGGTAAACGAAGATTTAGCCTTGGTAGAGTTATGGCTAAACTTCCTCATACTTCTTTCACCGCTATTGCCATAACTTTTTTAGTTATGAATCTTTCTACTCTGCTATTACGGCTTTTTTGTGTATTTTTTTGCCTATTTTTCAAAACTGAGTCTTTTTTTACTTCTTCTATTATCGAAACTGATATTTCATTAAACCTTAAACAACAAAAACTTATCTTTTTTCTGGACTGACTACTTAATCAATTTTTCTCTTCCTTTGAAATGACTTTTTCAGCAAGCCCTAATTAAACTGGCGAAAACTAGAACGACATAAAAATGCTTCGCTACTCCATGAACCACCACGCATCACACGAATATTATTATCATTACTGTCTAGCCAAGCATCTCCGTTTGTAGGTGCTAGATCATAACTTTGATGCCAATTATCTAAGCACCATTCCCAAACTAACCCGTGCATATCGAACAATCCAAAAGAGTTAGCAAACTGAAAAAAGCCTACTTCTGTAGTTTTTTCACGATAAATCCCTTTAGGTTCTGAAAGATAGGGGTAACGACTATCATAATTAGCTACATTGAAGTTAATAGTTTGCCCAAAGTGAAAAGGGGTTGTAGTTCCAGCACGACAGGCATATTCCCACTCTGCTTCGCTAGGAAGACGGTACTTGTGACCTGTTTTTTGAGATAGTCGATCACAAAACTCAACAGCATCAAACCAGGAAACTTGGGTAACAGGGTGACTGTTACCTCCTTGACGTGATGGACGAAGCTTGAGTTTTTGACGAACTTCTGGCAAAGAAGCAATTTGTTTCCACTGTGTTTGTGTAATGGCGTATTTGCTAATAAAAAATGGTTTCACTGTGACTAAATGCTGAGGTCTTTCGTTTGAATATCGCCTTTTTTTTCCTTCTGCTTCCGGTGAACCCATCCAAAATTCTCCTCCAGGAATATAAACCATTTCCAATACAATCCCATTCCCAAGTTCTTCAGTTAAGTAGTAAGCTTGTTCTTGATGAGATTCTATTTCTTGGCCTTGAGAATTTATTGTAACCAAAGTAAATTCAAAAGCTTGACTTCCGGGGAATGATGAGACACCATTTTCTCCAATTATTTTCTCGAATATCTCTACTAAAGTTTCTCTTCCTCGCCAGTGATTTATTGCTGGTAATGGGGCGATTGGAGTCATCATGTCATATTTTGTTAGCAGCTTGTCTAAAAATTGTTGCTGCTGCACTCCCACAAAGTCTTTCAAAGTATTTAAGAAGCGCCCTAATGCTTCTTGGTCATAATTTAAACGTCCGTAATTAGATAGATAGCTGACTATCTCATTAACTGCTACAAAGGGCGCACCAGAAAGGTCAATCATTGGTGACAACTGTTTTAAATCTGCTAGCTCCAAAATTTGCTGACGCGATCGCTCTGTAGTTAGTTCTGGTATGTCTTTAAGAAGAGTTATCAGTTGTTTGCGGTCTTCAGCTTCTAGGTTGACCATATCTAGACTCTTTATTTACAAGGCAATAGTTAATTAAACTGAGGAAAATCTATTAAATTAGAGTAAAATTATACAATAGTTTGACATTAACTATGGACTATTGAATCCTTCCCTCACACCTATAAAGTTGATGGCGAACTCCTATACGGTAATGCTGTTGGGGGTCGAGTTGACAAACAGTTTGGTTAGACAACAACAATTGTTGAGGAAAACTCTGTCTTCTCATACCTCGTCCCACTACCCATAAATTCCGGGGAGATTTTACTGTCATGGGTAGTTGGGAAATTTTCTTCCAAATGGCATCTAAATTAGGATCTGGTGATAAAGCTACAAAATTATCAGGCTGGGAGTTTTGACTTCTAATTTGTTCTAGCGCAGATGCAATGCTAACTCCTAAAACTGCATCTTGGTAATTGCTATATATACTCACCAACATTACAGGTGATGATGGCTCTAAATTTAGGTTTTGTGCTATTCTGTCTGGTTGAAAAGGCTTTTGAAAAACTAAATTATAAACTACAAAAATACTACTTAGAAAACCAACAAAAGTAAAAATTAATACTTGTGAATTTTGGATTTTAAAATTAAAAGACCTTGAATTTTGATTTGTACTTAAACTTGCAGCTAATAACGCACAAAAGCCAGGATAGTAAACAAAGCTGTAACGCGGAACACTAGTAATATCTTTTTTTGTCAGATAGGCGATCGCTATCATTTCCAGTAATATAAAGCCAGTAAAACTTAAAAGTGTTAACGTAGGTAGATGAGTTGCTGGTTTTATCCATAGTTGCTTGAGTCCACGAAAAACTCGCCAACTTGCAAAAATAGCAAATGCAAGTATTAAAACTCCACTGATAATCACTACTATTAGAGGTTGATTTTCTATAGGTAAGAAAATCATCATTAATATCCAATTCATAAGAATTTGGTAGAAAGGCGAGATAATGCTCGGCGCATCTAACCAATTGGTTTCTGTTCTTTTGGCATGACTAAGAGTTATGAGCATCCAAGGCAAGAAACTCAGCACAACAATACCAATAGAAAAAAGTATTGTTAGGAAAAATTTTGACTTGCTAAATAATTGAAAATTATATAGTTTAATTAATATGAGTAAAGTGACAATCTCAGCAAAGAAAACGAATGCAAAAAAGTAGTGGATGTAAAATCCTATAATATTAACAACTATCCATAATAGCCATACCCATAATCGCCAGATTTCTTGAGCCAAATCTCGTTGAATCTGCATGAGTATCAGTAATGATAAACTAATAAAAAGCATGGGTAAGGTATAGTGCCGTGCTTCTTGAGAAAGGTAAACGGCAAAGGGAGATACCGCCATTAAGGCAGCAGCAATAATTCCTGATTTTGCAGAAAAGGCTATACGATTAACACCATAAATAGCAGCGATCGCACCTACACCAAACAAAGCTGGTAGCGATCGCAATTTGACTATCCAGTTTTCTCCTAACGGCGTTAACCATCCTAACCAATAGTGCATTACACAAAAAAATAGTGGCGGGTGGGTGGATTGACGAGCAATATTCTCGGCAATTTGTGAACAACTAACACCAGGACGGAAAGTAAAAATATTTTGTACTTGTTGTAGAGGAATTAGTACGTCTAACTGCAAATCTTGATAGTTATTACCTAAACTAAAGATGGCAGTAATCACTTCATCTAACCACAGTGGTTTTAAGTCCAAATGCCAAAAACGTAAAATAGTACCAACGACTAGCAACCCAAACAAAGCTAAATAATGCGAATAATGTCTGTAATTTGTCATAACAAAGATATGAGTCAATTAGAAAAAATAAATTTTTTGACATTAAGATAGGAGATAGAAAAAACAATAGTATTAACTTTTTAAGCTATTTATTTTATAGAATTGTTTTAGAATAGAAAATAGTAATACATATAAAAACACAAAGTCACAATCATCAAAGAAAGCTATTTTAAAACAGAATTTTATATGACAGATTCTAATATTACCGAAATACCGTCGGCATCTGTGCAAACAGAATTATCATTTGTTGCTAGCCTACAAGAAAAAATTGCAGCTATTCGTCACACTTTACGCCCAGGACAACAACAAATGGCAGACTGGCAATCAGGGCCTTTGGCGGTGTCGGCTGTACCAGGTGCGGGTAAATCTACTGGTATGGCGGCGGCGGCGGCAATTGCGATCGCTCGTCAGTATCAGCAGGCGGCCCAGTCAGCAAAATCTTCTCGTCGTCAGTTAGTAGTAGTCACTTTTACTCGTTCGGCAGCTGCCAATATTAAATCAAAAATTCGCTACTACCTTAAACAATTATCTTTACCTCAAACTGGTTTTGCCGTCTATACCCTACATGGTTTGGCTTTAAACATCGCCAGTCGTCATCCAGATTTATCAGGGTTAGAGTTAGAGAATGTTACCCTCATCACCCCCAACCAAAGCCATCGCTTTATTCGTACAGCAGTTGAACTATGGATTAATAATCACCCCAGATTATATTTGCGGTTATTAGAAGGACAACAATTTGATGGCGAAGAAACAGAAAGGTTACGCCGTCAGTCAGTTTTACGCACAGAAGTTTTACCAGATTTAGCAACTACAGTTATACACGAAGCCAAAAGTTCCGGTATATCACCAAATCAACTCAGACAATGGAGTCAACAAACTACCAACGCCTATGAGATTTTAACCATAGCGGCTGGATTGTATGAACAATATCAAGACCTAATGCGATCGCGCGACTTCATCGACTACGACGACATGATTTTAGCCGCCCTGCGTGTCCTAGAAAACGATAGCGCTCGCAGAATTGAGCAAAACCAAGTTTTTGCCGTTTTTGAAGATGAAGCCCAAGATTCCAGTCCATTGCAAACGCGACTGTTAGAGATTTTAGCCGCAGGAGCCAGGAAGCAGGAGGCAGAAGTCAGGAGGCAGGAGGCAGGAGGCAGAAGGCAGGAGGCAGAAGTTAATAATTATTTCCCCCACTCCCCACTCCCCACTCCCTACTCCCCAATTAACCTAGTCCGTGTTGGTGATCCTAATCAAGCGATTAACTCAACTTTCACCCCAGCAGATCCGATTTACTTTCGGGAATTTTGCCAAGAGTGCGATCGCTCCCATAAACTAGCAACAATGGATCAGGCTGGTCGTAGTACCGCCATGATTATTAACGCTGCTAACTTTGCTCTGGAATGGGTAAATAGTTTTTATGGGGCGAAAAATCAACAGTCTTCCCATCCTCCTATTTCTACCCCCTTTAGCCTGCAAAAAATCCGTCCGGTCAATTTAATTGATGTCAACCCTGTAGCTATAGGTAGAGGATTAGAACTGCATACACCCCGCGATATTTTTCAGACTGTGGAATTACTGTCTAAGAGGGTGGTGGAGTTATTCACCGAAGACATGGGTAAAAATGCGGCTGTGCTGGTGCGGGAAAATCGCCAAGGACGTTGGTTATCAGAAGCACTAGCGCCTATATGTAAAGAGCATAATATTACATTGTTTGATGTAGGAGAAAGCGATCGCCGTTCTCATGTTCCCCAAGAGATTTTGGCATTATTGCAATTTTGCGATCGCCCTCATTCTCCCGACTATCTCAAATCTGCCTTAGAAGTATTAGTAAAACGTCAATTAATCCCTACTCAAGACCTAAATGCACTTGCTAGTTTACCAGAAGAATTTTTGTATCCAGGCCCCTTAGCTGCACCCCAATCTGAACCAGTACAGAAAGCTTCGCACCTCTGTCGTAGTTTACTACGCGCTCGTTTAGAACTGCCTTTATATCAAATCATTTCTTTCCTCGCCCTGACATTAAATTACGACCAAGCAGAACTAGCCACAGCCGATAAACTTTCAGAACGGGTAAATAAACAAATAGCTGGTAGTAACTCGATGGGGGCTATGCTTTCCGCCTTAAGTGAAATTGTCAGTTCCGAAAGGTTTGAACCAGTAGAAACAGACGATGCAGAAGCGCGTTACACCCGTAATGGTCAATTGACTATTATTACCATGCACAAAGCCAAAGGACTAGATTGGAACTATGTGTTTATTCCCTTCCTCCATGAAAACTTAATTCCCGGTAGATTTTGGGTTCCGCCCCAAAGTCAGTTTTTGGGTGACTTTACCTTATCAGAAGTTGCCCGCGCTCAAATTCGTGCTGCACTCCACGGTGAAACCGAGATACCAGAAGTAACACCAGCTTGGGAACAAGCAAAACACCTCAAAACAGCCGAAGAATACCGTTTACTCTACGTAGCCATGACAAGAGCAAAACAACTATTGTGGATGTCTGCGGCACAAAAAGCTCCATTTACCTGGAGTAAACCAGAGAATTTACAAGAACAAGCTCCCTGTCCAGTATTTCCAGCATTAAAACGTCAGTTTCCTGAATGTGTAGTTTTGTAGGAGAAGCGAGGGCAAAACGCGATCGCTAGTACAGATAAGATGTAAGCTCATCCTAAAACCTCTATAGTAAAAGGTTTCCCAGTTTATCCCCTGTTCCCGAATATAAAAACTTCAAGCGCCAGACAAGTAAATACTCGAACTGGCGCTTGAAAGATTCTGGTTTTTTTTAACTTGGGGGTCTTTAAAATAGTTTGACCCCTTTTAAAAGGATGGACTTATATTCAGAGTCTTTATATTTGCTGACTCCGTTTGAACAATTACCAGTGTCTCAGAAAATTTTGAAATTCCTTAATTCCTAATATTTTCTTTATCTTTTCTCTCTTTATGTTTCAGAGTGTATCAAAATATCAATTTTCTTAAGAAGAATTACGATATATTAAACCCTGTTCCCTGCTCACCCCATATTTATCTACAAAATTAAGTATCTATACTCATTATTTTTTCCGTCTTTGTTCCCAACGCCAAAGAAAAATCATCAGTGTCACAATTCCTATTTGCAAAGCGAAATTTGGTAGAGCATTTTCCACATCTCGCCCAGCAAGGAGTTGAAAAAAGAAAATGAACGCGCCAATAAAGCCAGACGCACCGAAACCAACATAGAGAAATTGCCGCAGTCCACGATAGGGTGTTGCCATTCCTGCTTTAAGACGGGCATATTGTTCAGGGTCAAGGCGCTTTTGGGAATTAGGTTCCACCATAAGTAAATAATGCTATAATTCCTAATCGTATATGCCGATGTGGCTCAGTGGTAGAGCAGCTGATTCGTAATCAGCAGGCCGTGGGTTCAAATCCCATCATCGGCTTTTAATCAAATTCAGTTTCGCAAAAAGCTTTTAACAAATTAATACAGTTAGCAATTGCACCTAAATGAGCAATTTCATAACCATGAGTATTTTGAGTGGGAAAAGCTAAACAAGCTGCGCGTCCAACATGACCAAATTTCATAGCAATTGAAGCATCACTGCCAAAACCACTGAGGGTTGTTAGCTGTATTGGCATATTCAACTGCTTGGCACATTGGCGTAATTGTCTATTCAAACCCTCGTCATATATGCCATAGGCATCCTGAGACAACAGGACAGGATTTGCCTCATCTTTAACAGGATATTCTTCAGCTAATGGACAAATTTCTAAAGCAATTAAAGCATCTAATTGTTGATTTTGAGTAAAAAATAACGCCCCAATAGCACCAACTTCTTCTTTGGCGGAAGCTACTAAGTAAACATCAATTGCTGGCTCTTGTAAATATTGAGCTAAAGCCAATAAAATCGCTACTGATGCTTTGTTATCTAAAGTATAGCTGGCAATATAATCCTGTAATCTTACGGGGCGTTTGCGATGTTTGCCGATGACCATTCTTGTCCCTGGACGAATACCAGCCGCTTCTAATTCCTCAGTTGTGCGTTTGGTTTCGATCCAAGCATCTTCCCATTTAACTGGTGTATCTTCTTGCTGGATTTTCTGTGGTGACTCGTGGGAGACATGGCGAGAACCAAAGCTGAGAATACCGCTAATGGTTTCGCTGTCTCCTATTAAATCGACAACACCCTCGCCGTAAACCCAAGGGAAAGCACCACCAAGTTTGCGGACTTCTACTTTACCTGCATCACCGATATTTTTGACGATAGCGCCTATTTCATCTTTGTGGGCAGTGATAGCGATCGCTCTAGTGGAGTCTTTTCCAGGTATTTTGGCTATGATATTATCAGCGCGATCGCTCCACACTTGTACACCCAAAGCGGTAAATTTTTGTAGTAAATATTGGTTAATTTCTTCCTCTACACCACTAGGTGAATGATGCAGCACCAATTCTTCAATAATTTCAAATAATTGGTTGTAATTCCACATTAGTAAAGTTAAATCTAAAAATCAGTTTTGCTTGATCAACTATAGAACCCATTCTTAATTTTGAAATATAGGTAGGGTGGGCATTGCCCACCAAAACCATGATACGGTGGATGTGATTAATTTTTACTAGCCGTCAAAGCTAAATTTCTTCCAGTTAGTTTTGACCTTGTTTGTTTCCGCTTCAGCATTCCTGCCGCAGCCAAAGCACCAAAAGACAACATTCCTATTGTCATAGAAGGTTCAGGAACTGTAGAAAATGCTGCTGCCCCTAAGATGGCATGAGCGCGTGCTGTGGGATGAATTTCATCCCAAAATAAATATTCATCGGGATTTGCACAGATGGTTCCAGCAACCCTATCCAAACAAGGCTTATCTATAGTTTTAAAACCTAAGTTTTTGGCATTATTAAACAGAGGATTGACATCTAGAAGTTTAATATTTAAACCTAATGCTGGATTTTGGTTTAAATTGGCAATGAGTTGGGATAATCCCAGATTGTGTTGTTGGCTTAATGTATTGAGTTGGTGGGAAAAGCCGTTGAATTGGCTATCTATACCTAGTGCTAGGGGGGTATCTCCTAAGTTGGGCAAATTAGCAACTACGAAATTTTTTGCACCAACACTAGCTAAATCTAGTATGGCATCAGAGATATTCTTTAAGGTCGTATTAGGAGTAGTAAAAGGTGGGAAATCTAGGGATTGAGTAGGCAAGTAATCATTAGCACCAAACCAAACTGTGTAAAGGGCGTTTGGATCAGCTAGTTGAGGATTTTGACTCACTAAATATTTAAAAGTGCCAATCTCTTGGGGCAAAGATGGCAAACCTGTGGCGATCGTGTTTATGGGTGTGGTAGTTGCACCACCGAAGGCAAAATTAATACCACTATTGAGATTGCCACCAGTAGCAATCGGGGTGGGAG
Above is a genomic segment from Nostoc sp. MS1 containing:
- a CDS encoding SGNH/GDSL hydrolase family protein; translated protein: MKIKILAATLISFSFMLPLKASAASFSKLYVFGDSLSDNGNLFAFTKDPNTGIGFPPPPYFQGRFSNGLNWTDILAQKLNLKSPTPIATGGNLNSGINFAFGGATTTPINTIATGLPSLPQEIGTFKYLVSQNPQLADPNALYTVWFGANDYLPTQSLDFPPFTTPNTTLKNISDAILDLASVGAKNFVVANLPNLGDTPLALGIDSQFNGFSHQLNTLSQQHNLGLSQLIANLNQNPALGLNIKLLDVNPLFNNAKNLGFKTIDKPCLDRVAGTICANPDEYLFWDEIHPTARAHAILGAAAFSTVPEPSMTIGMLSFGALAAAGMLKRKQTRSKLTGRNLALTASKN